In a genomic window of Nodosilinea sp. E11:
- the xth gene encoding exodeoxyribonuclease III, protein MKIATWNVNSVRSRLDHATQWLQTNPVDVLCLQETKVVNETFPTAAFSELGYTAYIHGQKSYNGVALLSRQPLENVQYGFAPVLGADRVGDLDDQKRVIAGLWGDIYIVNLYVPNGSSIGSEKYEYKLRWLACLKEYLTALLAEYPNLNVCGDFNIALEDTDIYNPEGKEKHIMSSPTEREALKDVMAVGLKDGFRLFNDEGGHFSWWDYRAASFQRNMGWRIDHHYLSAGLGDRALSCTIDLEPRQWEKPSDHTPVIMEYA, encoded by the coding sequence ATGAAAATTGCCACTTGGAACGTTAACTCCGTGCGATCGCGCCTCGACCATGCCACCCAGTGGCTACAAACTAACCCTGTGGACGTGCTGTGCCTGCAAGAAACCAAGGTCGTCAATGAGACGTTTCCGACCGCAGCTTTTTCAGAACTAGGTTACACCGCCTACATCCACGGGCAAAAGTCTTACAACGGGGTGGCGCTGTTGAGTCGGCAACCCCTAGAGAACGTACAGTACGGCTTTGCCCCGGTGCTAGGGGCAGACCGCGTCGGTGATCTAGATGACCAAAAGCGGGTGATCGCCGGGCTGTGGGGCGACATCTATATAGTGAACCTCTACGTGCCCAACGGCAGTTCTATTGGTAGCGAGAAGTATGAGTACAAACTGCGCTGGCTAGCCTGCCTTAAAGAGTATCTGACAGCACTGCTGGCGGAGTATCCCAACCTCAACGTCTGCGGTGACTTCAATATCGCCTTGGAAGATACAGACATCTACAACCCCGAGGGCAAAGAGAAACACATCATGTCTTCCCCAACCGAGCGGGAGGCACTGAAGGATGTGATGGCCGTAGGTCTAAAAGACGGGTTTCGGCTATTCAACGACGAAGGGGGTCACTTTAGCTGGTGGGACTATCGAGCCGCCTCCTTTCAGCGCAACATGGGCTGGCGTATCGACCACCACTACCTGTCGGCGGGGCTGGGCGATCGCGCCCTCAGCTGCACCATCGACCTCGAACCCCGCCAATGGGAGAAACCCAGCGATCACACTCCAGTGATTATGGAATATGCCTAA
- a CDS encoding Precorrin-3B methylase has protein sequence MPEQPLEGNALVKEVCRRIRLARSYWDAHNNAACRGEREKALTLYNTLTKEQKDQVPQTLRVWLRYRSEKYFGAHQTQPGNKKRSAKGRKR, from the coding sequence ATGCCTGAACAACCCCTGGAAGGCAACGCCTTAGTGAAGGAAGTCTGCCGCCGCATTCGCCTGGCCCGCAGTTACTGGGATGCCCACAACAATGCCGCCTGCCGGGGTGAACGAGAAAAAGCCCTTACTCTCTACAACACCTTGACCAAGGAGCAAAAAGACCAAGTTCCCCAGACTCTGCGGGTGTGGCTACGCTACCGCAGCGAGAAGTATTTTGGTGCCCACCAAACCCAACCCGGGAATAAAAAGCGATCGGCCAAGGGACGAAAGCGATAA
- a CDS encoding ABC-F family ATP-binding cassette domain-containing protein has protein sequence MTLFTLRSATKDFGIKEILRDASFSLDEGDKVGLIGTNGSGKSTLLKMIAGLEPFDGGEFWVNPGAKIVYLPQQPDFEADRTVLEQVFADAGEQMALIREYEDISHHMAQGTGDADALMAKLSTVSEKIAAADAWDLETNAKAILSRLGIDDFDAKVGDLSGGYRKRVAIAAALLADPDALLMDEPTNHLDAESVEWLQSYLGGFRGALLLITHDRYFLDQVTNRILEIDRGDLYSYAGNYAYYLEKKALAEAADQSTQKKHAGVLRRELEWLKRGPKARSTKQKARIDRIGDMQNREFKESLGKVDISTVGRRIGKKVIELENVSKSYEDRLLFKDFTYAFAPDDRIGIIGPNGVGKSTLMNVITGRLEPDTGTVDIGTTIHVGYFDQHSEDLFANPSQRVIEYLKETAELVTTNDGSVITASQMLERFLFTSNQQYAPLEKLSGGERRRLFLLRVLLSAPNLLILDEPTNDLDVQTLGVLEEYLEEFNGCVIVVSHDRYFLDRTVNTIFAFEGDGVLRNYPGNYSVYLDYKKAAADTEKASSKQAIASKSQAVSPQAVAKAEPTSDAKAKKLSYKEKREYEQLETQIPAMEAEKAALEKQLYNNPPSDYSEVTKLSERLGELTATIDSSTERWMELAERME, from the coding sequence ATGACTCTGTTTACTCTGCGCTCTGCCACCAAAGACTTTGGTATCAAAGAAATTCTTCGCGATGCCAGCTTTAGCCTGGATGAGGGCGACAAGGTGGGCCTGATTGGCACCAACGGCTCCGGCAAATCGACCCTGCTGAAAATGATTGCGGGGCTAGAGCCCTTCGACGGCGGTGAGTTTTGGGTCAACCCTGGGGCCAAGATTGTCTACCTGCCCCAGCAGCCCGACTTTGAGGCCGATCGCACGGTGCTAGAGCAGGTGTTTGCCGACGCGGGCGAACAGATGGCGCTGATTCGTGAGTACGAAGATATCTCCCACCACATGGCCCAGGGTACCGGCGACGCCGACGCGCTGATGGCCAAGCTCTCGACGGTATCCGAAAAAATTGCCGCCGCCGATGCCTGGGATTTGGAAACCAACGCCAAGGCCATTCTCAGCCGCCTAGGCATTGACGACTTTGATGCCAAGGTGGGCGATTTGTCGGGGGGGTATAGAAAACGGGTGGCGATCGCCGCGGCTCTGCTGGCCGACCCTGATGCCTTGCTGATGGACGAGCCCACCAACCACCTCGATGCTGAATCGGTGGAGTGGCTGCAAAGCTACCTGGGCGGCTTTCGCGGTGCGCTGTTGCTGATCACCCACGATCGCTACTTTCTCGACCAGGTCACCAACCGCATTCTTGAAATCGATCGCGGCGATCTCTACAGCTATGCGGGCAACTACGCCTACTACCTGGAGAAAAAGGCCCTGGCTGAAGCCGCCGACCAGAGCACCCAGAAGAAGCACGCCGGAGTACTGCGTCGCGAGCTGGAATGGCTCAAGCGCGGCCCCAAGGCCCGCAGCACCAAGCAAAAGGCCCGCATCGATCGCATCGGCGACATGCAAAACCGCGAGTTTAAAGAATCCCTCGGCAAGGTGGATATTTCCACTGTCGGTCGCCGCATTGGCAAGAAGGTGATCGAGCTGGAGAATGTCTCCAAGAGCTACGAAGATCGCCTTTTATTCAAGGATTTTACCTACGCTTTCGCCCCGGACGATCGCATCGGCATCATCGGCCCCAACGGCGTCGGCAAATCGACCCTGATGAACGTGATCACCGGGCGGCTGGAGCCTGACACCGGCACCGTCGATATCGGCACCACCATCCACGTGGGCTACTTTGACCAGCATTCCGAAGATCTGTTTGCCAACCCCAGCCAGCGGGTGATCGAGTACCTGAAAGAAACCGCCGAACTGGTCACCACCAACGACGGCAGCGTGATCACCGCGTCGCAAATGCTGGAGCGCTTTTTGTTTACCTCTAACCAGCAGTACGCCCCGCTCGAAAAACTTTCCGGCGGCGAGCGGCGGCGGCTGTTTCTGCTGCGGGTGCTACTGTCGGCTCCAAATCTGCTGATTCTTGACGAGCCCACCAACGACCTCGACGTGCAAACCCTGGGCGTGCTCGAAGAATACCTGGAGGAGTTCAACGGCTGCGTGATTGTGGTTTCCCACGATCGCTATTTTCTCGATCGCACCGTCAACACCATTTTTGCCTTTGAGGGCGACGGCGTACTGCGCAACTATCCGGGCAACTACTCGGTCTATTTAGACTATAAAAAGGCGGCTGCGGATACTGAGAAAGCGAGTAGCAAACAGGCGATCGCCAGCAAATCCCAGGCTGTATCTCCTCAGGCGGTAGCTAAGGCAGAGCCAACCTCCGATGCCAAGGCCAAAAAACTTTCCTACAAAGAAAAGCGGGAATACGAGCAGCTAGAAACTCAAATTCCGGCTATGGAAGCTGAAAAAGCAGCCCTAGAAAAACAGCTCTACAACAACCCGCCCAGCGACTATAGCGAGGTGACGAAGTTATCTGAACGCCTGGGCGAACTTACCGCCACCATCGATTCCTCCACCGAACGCTGGATGGAGCTAGCCGAGCGGATGGAGTAG
- a CDS encoding DUF2808 domain-containing protein, whose protein sequence is MTSLKQSLKLAALGLAAVAAAVGLSTALPLPSQAQTGLTIFGGVETEYRLGYLIDFNYPFSTNARYYLNIMRTKLPRDVISLEIDYPDTFTEIGGRFDPNAIELRSGDWRGRDVIPVKAIDWIEAENRIEIIPEAPIPANTNLVVVMSNVRNPRRYGYHYFNLRMMFQGDVVNQYAGTWPMEIAADRNQRR, encoded by the coding sequence ATGACATCCCTTAAGCAATCCCTGAAGCTGGCCGCCCTGGGGCTGGCTGCTGTAGCCGCTGCGGTGGGCCTCAGCACCGCTCTACCCCTGCCTTCCCAAGCCCAAACGGGGCTAACCATCTTTGGCGGCGTCGAGACTGAGTATCGCCTGGGGTATCTAATCGACTTCAACTACCCCTTCAGCACCAACGCCCGCTACTACCTCAACATCATGCGGACCAAGCTGCCCCGCGACGTGATTTCTCTAGAAATTGACTACCCCGACACCTTTACTGAAATTGGCGGTCGCTTTGACCCCAACGCCATCGAACTGCGCAGTGGCGACTGGCGCGGTCGCGACGTCATTCCGGTCAAGGCCATCGACTGGATTGAAGCTGAAAACCGGATCGAAATCATTCCCGAAGCGCCCATTCCCGCCAACACCAACCTTGTGGTGGTAATGTCTAACGTACGCAACCCCCGCCGCTACGGCTATCACTACTTCAACCTGCGGATGATGTTCCAGGGTGATGTGGTCAATCAGTATGCGGGCACCTGGCCGATGGAAATTGCCGCCGATCGAAATCAGCGTCGCTAG
- the yidC gene encoding membrane protein insertase YidC, with protein MDFGIGFLTNNIMLPILDFFYGIVPSYGLAIVALTLVIRFALYPLNAGSIRNMRRMKVAQPLMQKRVKEIQERYKDNPTKLQEEMSGVYKEFGNPLAGCFPVLLQMPILFALFATLRGSPFADINYDVNVQVFPQEKIEQIQPQVFSTAPKAIYVSDGSHFPISAVVPGGNKLVVGEKTDIRLQTAEGQSISSLAAEYNEDPSSFQPKWEVIKGDNVVAIDEAGNITALAPGDATVRAQAPGLAANKGFLFIKALGRIGVTGDDGAIHWDILIMILGFGASLYLNQVLSGQGSAASDNSQQAAVNKFTPIIFSGMFLFFPLPAGVLMYMLIANIFQTVQTFFLSREPLPENLQKIVDAEAKAEDNRQTLPFEPGRSKKKKA; from the coding sequence ATGGATTTTGGAATTGGATTTCTGACCAACAACATCATGTTGCCGATCCTAGATTTTTTCTACGGGATCGTGCCCAGCTATGGGTTGGCCATTGTGGCCCTCACCCTGGTGATTCGGTTTGCCCTGTATCCCCTGAATGCTGGCTCCATTCGCAACATGCGACGCATGAAGGTGGCCCAGCCCCTCATGCAAAAGCGCGTCAAAGAGATCCAAGAGCGCTACAAAGATAACCCCACCAAGCTCCAGGAAGAGATGAGTGGGGTCTACAAAGAATTTGGCAATCCCCTGGCAGGCTGTTTCCCAGTACTGCTGCAAATGCCCATTCTGTTTGCGCTGTTTGCCACCCTTCGGGGGTCGCCCTTCGCTGACATCAATTACGACGTTAACGTTCAGGTCTTTCCCCAAGAAAAGATTGAACAGATCCAGCCCCAGGTGTTTAGCACCGCCCCCAAGGCCATCTATGTGTCTGACGGGTCTCACTTTCCCATTTCGGCGGTGGTGCCTGGGGGCAATAAGCTGGTGGTGGGTGAAAAGACCGACATTCGGCTACAAACCGCTGAGGGGCAGTCCATTTCGTCTTTGGCCGCCGAGTACAACGAAGACCCCAGCAGCTTTCAACCCAAGTGGGAAGTGATCAAAGGCGACAATGTTGTGGCCATTGACGAGGCGGGCAACATTACGGCCCTGGCCCCTGGCGACGCCACCGTGCGGGCTCAGGCTCCTGGCCTAGCCGCCAATAAGGGCTTTCTCTTCATTAAGGCCCTGGGTCGCATCGGGGTCACCGGTGACGACGGCGCTATCCACTGGGATATTTTGATCATGATTTTGGGCTTTGGAGCCAGCCTGTACCTCAACCAGGTGCTCTCGGGTCAGGGCTCTGCCGCCAGCGACAACTCGCAGCAGGCGGCGGTCAACAAGTTCACGCCGATTATCTTCTCCGGCATGTTCTTGTTCTTCCCCCTGCCTGCCGGGGTGCTGATGTACATGCTGATTGCCAACATCTTCCAAACCGTTCAGACCTTCTTTCTCTCGCGAGAACCGCTGCCCGAGAACCTGCAAAAGATCGTCGATGCCGAAGCTAAGGCTGAAGACAATCGCCAAACCCTGCCCTTTGAACCGGGGCGTAGCAAAAAGAAAAAGGCATAA
- a CDS encoding methyltransferase family protein → MKIKHVINLHKGTTAFFVVALMVAYQNFGVGPWVYLALHGTYGLVWLLKDRLYPDKQWEQTLPAATGLLTFGMIGLYWVAPFLLISRGVEPPLPLVAGAIALNILGIFLHYASDAQKYFTLKYQPGLITEGFFARCRNTNYLGEILIYFSFALLAMHWLPFAIMGLFAAVVFVPNMRKKDQSLSRYPEFADYRLRSGLLLPRLFKTYRAGSQPTAGETPN, encoded by the coding sequence ATGAAAATAAAGCACGTGATCAATCTCCATAAGGGCACTACGGCTTTTTTCGTCGTGGCTTTGATGGTGGCTTACCAAAACTTTGGCGTAGGGCCGTGGGTCTACCTGGCCCTCCATGGCACCTACGGCCTAGTGTGGCTACTCAAAGATCGCCTTTATCCTGACAAGCAGTGGGAGCAAACTCTTCCTGCCGCTACCGGACTGTTGACCTTTGGCATGATTGGCCTGTACTGGGTGGCTCCCTTTTTGTTGATTAGCCGCGGGGTAGAGCCACCGTTGCCGCTGGTCGCCGGGGCGATCGCCCTCAATATTCTGGGCATATTTCTCCACTATGCTAGCGATGCCCAAAAGTACTTTACCCTCAAGTACCAACCGGGGCTGATTACCGAAGGATTCTTTGCCCGCTGCCGCAATACCAACTATTTGGGCGAGATTTTAATCTATTTTTCCTTTGCCCTGCTGGCGATGCACTGGCTGCCCTTTGCCATCATGGGGCTGTTTGCCGCCGTGGTGTTTGTGCCCAACATGCGAAAAAAAGACCAGTCGCTATCGCGCTATCCAGAATTTGCCGACTACAGGTTGCGATCGGGGTTGCTGTTGCCCCGGCTTTTTAAGACTTATAGGGCTGGTTCTCAGCCCACCGCTGGTGAAACGCCTAACTAA
- a CDS encoding DEAD/DEAH box helicase, whose product MAILHVSWVPQAQQFFLWAEAWQPLPPEGLAPWEGLHLHPYALGQAELAQVLTGMQKQLLGRSAAGSEGLFPSVLTEAAVASGKGTAKATGGNRRSRASKSGDRGATGPIWGEITLPLPARLLATALAPVHSAKLEAQPDAKADADTVLHPWRIQGWQLGIADFLPILLALPLGQHTLTGPGEIGADLRYWGHIARWGLNLLARGKFLPDLELTSQTLAAPWQPLLDSAPDQQRLRNFALAMPLLCRTHLPAAAKGALPLACGSPLLDPQPLLLLFLATLVDHQVRQVAQAQPVNGLANLGKELPLQPWLQALSQPSKTLDAAAAAAARLQEALATWKTPLQTLAEDPASQFRLRLVLQPPSQLDLPWQLHYQLQSAANPDWQIGADLIWQHPVDELQHQGAILKSPQETLLGSLGRAARLYDPIRESLRQQHPTHCDLDPIQAYQFIKASAWQLQDNGVDIVFPPGLAQTTDDGAGRLGLKVHAEVPPQKQRQRLGLKSLLNFRWELSIAGETLSAAEFEQLINQGSPLVEINGRWVELKPQDVKAARQFLAGQKTATPLSVEDALRISTGDTQLIDKLPVVSFEATGALQTLIETLTTGNQTLAEMEAPSGFKGTLRPYQARGVSWLAFLEQWGLGACLADDMGLGKTIQLIAFLLYLQDNGWLETPVLLVCPTSVLGNWEKEVKRFAPQLKTLVHHGDRRPKGANFAKAVQDKHLVITSYALIYRDLKPIQSVSWQCLVLDEAQNVKNSDAKQSKAVRQIEAQFRVALTGTPVENRLGELWSIMDFLNPGYLGPKNFFQRRFATPIERYGDTASLRALKGLVQPFILRRLKTDRTIIQDLPEKQEMSVYCGLSAEQANLYQQTVDAALETLDDATGVQRKGQILALLTKLKQICNHPAQFLQEPSLGLKGRSGKLQRLDEMLEEVIAEGDRALIFTQFAEWGKLLQRHLQSYLGQEALFLYGSSTKNQREAMVDRFQNDPAAPRLFILSLKAGGVGLNLTRANHVFHYDRWWNPAIENQATDRAFRIGQTRNVQVHKFVTTGTLEERIHEMIESKKALSEQVVSAGEGWLTEFDTDQLRNLLLLDRNAIIDDDGD is encoded by the coding sequence ATGGCAATACTACACGTCAGTTGGGTTCCCCAGGCACAGCAGTTCTTTCTCTGGGCAGAAGCCTGGCAGCCCCTCCCTCCCGAGGGTCTGGCCCCGTGGGAGGGGCTGCACCTCCACCCCTATGCCCTGGGCCAGGCCGAGCTAGCCCAGGTGCTGACCGGCATGCAAAAGCAGCTGCTGGGACGTTCTGCGGCTGGCAGCGAGGGGCTATTTCCATCGGTGCTGACCGAGGCAGCGGTAGCCTCGGGCAAGGGAACGGCGAAGGCAACCGGCGGCAATCGGCGATCGCGCGCTTCAAAATCAGGCGATCGGGGGGCAACTGGCCCTATCTGGGGTGAAATCACGCTTCCGTTACCGGCGCGTCTACTCGCCACGGCTTTAGCGCCCGTGCATTCTGCCAAGCTAGAGGCCCAGCCCGACGCTAAAGCCGATGCCGACACCGTGCTGCACCCTTGGCGGATCCAGGGCTGGCAGCTTGGCATCGCCGATTTTCTGCCGATTTTGCTGGCCCTTCCCCTGGGGCAGCACACCCTTACCGGCCCTGGCGAGATTGGGGCCGACCTGCGCTACTGGGGCCACATCGCCCGTTGGGGCCTCAATTTGCTGGCGCGGGGCAAGTTTTTGCCCGATTTAGAACTCACCAGCCAAACCCTGGCAGCCCCATGGCAACCCCTGCTCGACAGCGCCCCCGACCAGCAGCGGCTGCGTAATTTTGCCCTAGCCATGCCCTTGCTCTGTCGCACCCACCTACCAGCAGCGGCCAAAGGGGCACTCCCCCTAGCCTGTGGATCGCCTTTGCTCGACCCCCAGCCGCTACTGCTGCTGTTTTTGGCAACCCTAGTCGATCACCAGGTGCGCCAGGTAGCCCAGGCCCAACCCGTCAATGGTCTGGCCAACTTAGGCAAGGAGCTCCCCCTTCAACCCTGGCTTCAGGCTCTCAGTCAGCCCAGCAAAACGCTAGACGCCGCCGCTGCCGCCGCCGCTCGTCTGCAAGAAGCCTTGGCCACCTGGAAAACACCCCTACAAACCTTAGCCGAAGATCCGGCCAGTCAGTTTCGCCTGCGGCTGGTGCTCCAGCCACCCTCCCAGCTAGACCTTCCCTGGCAGCTGCATTACCAGCTTCAGTCAGCCGCCAACCCAGATTGGCAGATAGGGGCAGACTTGATCTGGCAGCATCCGGTCGATGAGTTGCAGCACCAGGGGGCCATCCTTAAGTCGCCCCAAGAGACCCTGTTGGGCAGTCTGGGCCGGGCCGCGCGGCTCTACGACCCTATCCGCGAGAGCCTGCGCCAGCAGCACCCCACCCACTGCGACCTCGACCCGATTCAGGCCTACCAGTTCATCAAAGCCTCAGCCTGGCAATTGCAAGACAATGGCGTTGACATTGTGTTTCCTCCGGGCCTGGCCCAAACCACCGACGATGGGGCCGGGCGACTAGGGCTCAAAGTCCATGCCGAGGTGCCGCCCCAAAAACAGCGGCAGCGGCTGGGCCTCAAAAGCCTGCTAAATTTCCGCTGGGAGTTGTCAATCGCCGGAGAGACCCTTTCCGCCGCTGAGTTTGAGCAGTTGATCAACCAGGGGTCGCCGCTGGTCGAAATCAATGGCCGCTGGGTCGAGCTCAAGCCCCAGGATGTGAAGGCGGCGCGACAGTTTTTGGCCGGGCAAAAAACCGCCACCCCTCTGTCAGTAGAAGACGCCCTGCGGATTAGCACGGGCGACACCCAGCTAATCGACAAGCTGCCGGTAGTCAGCTTTGAGGCCACCGGAGCGCTGCAAACCCTGATCGAAACCCTGACCACCGGCAACCAAACCCTGGCAGAGATGGAAGCCCCCAGCGGGTTTAAAGGAACCCTGCGGCCCTACCAGGCGCGGGGGGTGTCGTGGCTGGCCTTTTTAGAACAGTGGGGCCTAGGGGCCTGCCTGGCCGACGACATGGGCCTGGGCAAAACCATTCAGCTGATTGCCTTCTTGCTCTACCTGCAAGACAATGGCTGGCTCGAAACCCCCGTGCTGCTGGTCTGCCCCACCTCGGTGCTGGGCAACTGGGAGAAAGAAGTCAAGCGATTTGCGCCGCAGCTTAAAACTCTGGTGCACCACGGCGATCGCCGCCCCAAGGGAGCCAATTTTGCCAAAGCCGTGCAGGATAAGCACCTGGTGATTACCAGCTATGCGTTGATCTACCGCGACCTCAAGCCTATCCAGTCGGTGAGTTGGCAGTGCCTGGTGCTCGACGAAGCCCAGAACGTCAAAAACTCTGACGCCAAACAGTCGAAAGCCGTTCGCCAGATCGAAGCTCAGTTTCGCGTTGCCCTCACCGGCACCCCGGTAGAAAACCGCCTGGGCGAGCTGTGGTCAATTATGGACTTCCTCAACCCCGGCTACCTGGGGCCAAAGAATTTCTTTCAGCGGCGCTTTGCCACCCCGATCGAGCGCTACGGCGATACCGCCTCGCTGCGGGCGCTGAAAGGGCTGGTGCAGCCGTTTATTTTACGCCGCCTCAAAACCGATCGCACCATCATTCAAGACCTGCCCGAAAAGCAGGAAATGAGCGTCTACTGCGGGCTTTCGGCTGAACAGGCCAACCTCTACCAGCAGACCGTCGATGCGGCCCTCGAAACCCTTGACGACGCCACCGGGGTGCAGCGCAAGGGGCAAATTCTCGCCCTACTGACCAAGCTCAAGCAGATCTGCAACCACCCGGCCCAGTTTTTGCAGGAGCCCAGCCTGGGGTTAAAGGGGCGATCGGGCAAGCTCCAGCGACTCGACGAAATGCTGGAAGAGGTGATTGCCGAGGGCGATCGCGCTTTGATCTTCACTCAATTTGCCGAGTGGGGCAAACTGCTCCAGCGGCACCTGCAATCTTACCTGGGGCAAGAAGCCCTCTTCCTCTACGGCAGCAGCACCAAAAACCAGCGGGAAGCCATGGTCGATCGCTTTCAGAACGACCCCGCCGCGCCGCGCCTGTTCATTCTCTCGCTGAAGGCGGGGGGCGTGGGCCTCAACCTCACCCGTGCCAATCACGTCTTCCACTACGATCGCTGGTGGAACCCGGCGATCGAAAATCAGGCCACCGACCGTGCCTTCCGCATTGGCCAGACCCGCAACGTGCAGGTGCACAAGTTTGTCACTACCGGCACCTTAGAGGAGCGCATTCACGAGATGATCGAGAGCAAAAAGGCGCTCTCAGAGCAGGTGGTCAGTGCCGGCGAAGGCTGGCTGACCGAGTTCGACACCGACCAGCTGCGCAATTTGCTGCTGCTCGATCGCAACGCCATTATTGACGACGATGGCGATTGA
- the rnpA gene encoding ribonuclease P protein component, with amino-acid sequence MLPKQNRLRRSRDFSQVYRRGRKAVSAHLIVRGWAIGATPEKTVPMLRVGVVVSLKVHKRAVVRNRLKRQVRAALRTLLPRLNPGFWIVISLKPEAVECEYAEFLRELEQLFTKLEVFHGHS; translated from the coding sequence GTGCTGCCCAAACAAAATCGGCTACGGCGATCGCGCGATTTTTCTCAAGTTTATCGTCGGGGCAGAAAAGCGGTTTCTGCTCACTTAATAGTGCGCGGATGGGCGATCGGGGCGACACCCGAAAAGACCGTTCCGATGCTGCGGGTAGGCGTTGTCGTCAGTCTCAAGGTGCACAAGCGGGCTGTGGTGCGAAACCGCCTCAAGCGCCAAGTACGGGCTGCCCTTCGCACCCTGTTACCGCGCCTAAACCCTGGATTTTGGATTGTCATCAGCCTGAAGCCCGAGGCCGTTGAGTGCGAATACGCCGAATTTTTGCGAGAATTAGAGCAGTTGTTCACCAAGCTAGAGGTATTCCATGGGCATTCGTGA
- the rpmH gene encoding 50S ribosomal protein L34: MSKRTLEGTNRKQKRTSGFRARMRSHTGQEVIKARRRKGRAKLAV, translated from the coding sequence ATGAGCAAGCGAACCCTAGAGGGCACCAACCGAAAGCAAAAACGAACCTCCGGGTTCCGCGCTCGTATGCGCTCTCACACCGGCCAGGAAGTGATTAAAGCCCGCCGCCGCAAGGGGCGCGCTAAGCTGGCGGTTTAG
- a CDS encoding protein jag, with the protein MATDAATAGVNWLTTLLTMQGLTSTVSAHQVEDESGQSCWLTIAEAPLSTEQIQALIGDGGAVLDSIQYLANTTLNLGKEQDEQQAFTIELAGYRAKRLEELKAMAADAAERVLASGEEYEMQGLSSAERRQMHHFVGAHAGLATFSRGREPDRRLVVCKTDQAPEAES; encoded by the coding sequence ATGGCCACCGATGCTGCCACCGCTGGCGTGAACTGGTTAACCACCCTGCTAACCATGCAGGGGTTAACCTCCACCGTAAGTGCTCACCAGGTTGAAGATGAGTCTGGGCAAAGCTGCTGGCTGACCATTGCCGAAGCACCCCTATCAACCGAGCAGATACAGGCCTTAATTGGCGACGGGGGTGCAGTCCTCGACTCTATTCAATATCTGGCCAACACCACCCTTAACCTGGGTAAAGAGCAAGATGAGCAGCAGGCCTTTACCATTGAACTGGCGGGCTATCGCGCCAAGCGCTTGGAAGAACTGAAAGCGATGGCTGCCGATGCTGCTGAGCGAGTACTGGCCAGCGGGGAAGAGTACGAGATGCAAGGGCTATCTTCTGCTGAACGGCGACAGATGCACCACTTTGTTGGAGCCCATGCTGGTCTTGCCACCTTTAGTCGGGGGCGTGAACCCGATCGCCGCCTAGTGGTGTGCAAGACAGACCAGGCCCCTGAGGCGGAGAGTTAG
- a CDS encoding PH domain-containing protein has product MGIREDVYYEGGPHIGDLIINILLGFTVICLPLTVGAITRALWLRYRITSRRISVTGGWQGRERTDLIYNEISKIVTVPRGLGLWGDMVVTLKDGSRLELRSMPRFREVYDYINERISPAAQAVSGAIGKN; this is encoded by the coding sequence ATGGGCATTCGTGAGGATGTGTACTACGAGGGTGGCCCCCACATCGGCGATTTGATTATCAATATCTTGCTGGGTTTCACCGTTATTTGCCTTCCCCTCACGGTAGGGGCGATTACCCGTGCCCTGTGGCTGCGCTACCGCATTACTAGCCGCCGCATTTCGGTGACAGGGGGCTGGCAGGGGCGCGAGCGCACCGACCTGATTTACAACGAAATTAGTAAAATTGTCACCGTCCCCCGAGGGCTGGGCCTGTGGGGCGACATGGTGGTCACCCTCAAAGACGGCAGCCGTCTAGAATTGCGCTCTATGCCCCGATTTAGGGAGGTGTATGACTACATCAACGAGCGCATTTCACCGGCTGCCCAGGCCGTTAGCGGTGCCATCGGCAAAAACTAA